The proteins below are encoded in one region of Sulfitobacter sp. SK012:
- a CDS encoding IS30 family transposase, translating to MKYRRRIYYSAEQRAEIWDRWQRGESMSSIGRVFDRQSSSVFSVISPTGGIRPPDRRRGSSALSLSEREEISRGLSTKQSLRAIARQLRRAPSTISREVRRNGGSVGYRASSSDQAAWNRALRPKICKLACHPTLARAVSAKLRRKWSPEQVAGWLKRAFPEEAHKQVSHETIYRSLYIQARGVLKKELLAHLRAKRTVRRSQHASLKRNGNGQIKDAVSISERPASVEDRAVPGHWEGDLIGGSKNSYIATLVERHSRYVMLVKVANKDTESVVTALIKSAQKLPRELYKSLTWDRGKELADHPRFTLATDVDVYFCDPQSPWQRGSNENTNRLLRQYLPRGTDLSVHSQAKLSAIARQLNERPRKTLQYQTPAEKFAECVASTG from the coding sequence ATGAAGTATCGTCGCAGGATTTACTATTCAGCTGAGCAGCGTGCCGAGATCTGGGATCGATGGCAACGTGGGGAGTCGATGAGTTCGATTGGGCGGGTCTTTGATCGCCAATCGTCGTCGGTATTTTCGGTCATCTCACCTACGGGCGGGATACGGCCGCCGGATCGCAGGCGTGGCAGTTCTGCATTGAGCCTCTCTGAGCGCGAAGAGATATCCCGCGGGCTGAGTACCAAGCAATCCTTGCGTGCGATTGCACGCCAGTTGCGACGTGCGCCCTCAACGATCAGCCGGGAGGTGCGGCGCAATGGCGGATCAGTCGGCTATCGTGCGTCTAGTTCAGATCAGGCTGCTTGGAACCGGGCTCTGCGTCCAAAGATATGCAAGCTGGCTTGTCACCCGACATTGGCCCGCGCAGTATCAGCAAAGCTACGGCGCAAGTGGTCTCCCGAGCAGGTTGCGGGTTGGCTCAAACGGGCGTTCCCGGAGGAGGCGCACAAACAGGTGTCACACGAGACTATCTATCGAAGCCTTTATATACAGGCACGTGGCGTTCTCAAAAAGGAGCTGCTGGCGCACTTGCGCGCAAAACGCACAGTCAGGCGTTCCCAGCATGCCAGCCTAAAGCGCAACGGTAATGGCCAGATTAAAGATGCTGTGTCCATCAGCGAAAGGCCTGCATCCGTCGAGGATCGCGCTGTTCCGGGTCACTGGGAAGGCGACCTGATTGGCGGATCGAAGAACAGCTATATCGCGACCCTGGTCGAGCGGCATTCACGATACGTGATGTTGGTGAAAGTCGCGAACAAGGACACTGAAAGCGTCGTCACTGCGCTGATCAAGTCGGCTCAGAAGCTGCCGCGAGAACTTTACAAATCCTTGACGTGGGATCGTGGCAAAGAGCTAGCAGATCATCCGCGCTTCACACTGGCCACGGATGTCGATGTCTACTTCTGCGACCCGCAGTCACCTTGGCAACGTGGATCAAACGAGAACACCAACCGGCTTTTGAGGCAGTATTTGCCAAGAGGAACCGACTTATCCGTTCATTCTCAGGCAAAGCTCAGCGCAATTGCAAGGCAACTTAACGAACGTCCTCGCAAGACCTTGCAATATCAAACCCCAGCAGAGAAGTTCGCTGAGTGTGTTGCATCGACCGGTTGA
- a CDS encoding thioredoxin family protein — protein MIIKILGSGCKKCVALGNNAKAAAEAVGNEFEIVKVTDFAEIAGYGVMSTPGLIIDEKLVSAGKVLTVEEIGALF, from the coding sequence ATGATTATCAAAATTCTTGGTTCGGGCTGCAAGAAATGCGTGGCACTTGGCAACAATGCAAAAGCTGCGGCTGAGGCGGTGGGAAATGAATTCGAAATCGTCAAAGTTACGGATTTCGCTGAGATAGCGGGCTATGGTGTGATGTCCACACCGGGTCTAATCATCGACGAAAAGCTTGTCTCGGCAGGCAAGGTGTTAACTGTCGAAGAAATCGGTGCATTGTTTTGA
- a CDS encoding permease has protein sequence MNIFGWINDQLLRMQWLAELVSAGISAAGLDPTSRVGGSIHFFVYDVIKIFILLSVLIFLISVVQSYFPPERTRRILGGRSGVWANTLAALLGTITPFCSCSSIPLFIGFTAARLPLAITFSFLISSPLVDLASVILLASIFNWSIALAYVFVGLVVAVVGGTLIGHAGMEDQVADFVRNAPVHDTDDTMSWAERLRYARDQVSEIMHRVWLYVLIGVGIGAAIHNWVPEAIISTLLGQDKWWSVPVATLIGVPMYADIFGTLPIAEALIGKGVGLGTVLAFMMAVTALSLPSIIMLKRVVKLPLLLLFLTVVTGGILGIGFLFNAITDWFI, from the coding sequence ATGAACATCTTTGGTTGGATCAACGATCAGCTTCTTCGGATGCAATGGCTTGCAGAGCTGGTGTCAGCGGGTATTTCAGCCGCTGGTCTTGATCCAACTTCTCGTGTCGGCGGATCAATCCACTTCTTTGTCTATGACGTCATCAAAATCTTTATCCTGCTCTCGGTTTTGATCTTCCTAATTTCGGTGGTGCAAAGCTATTTCCCGCCTGAGCGAACACGCCGTATACTTGGTGGGCGTTCTGGAGTTTGGGCCAATACGCTTGCCGCACTTCTGGGCACGATCACACCCTTTTGTTCATGTTCATCAATACCGCTTTTTATCGGATTTACGGCTGCACGGTTACCACTGGCGATTACGTTTTCGTTCCTGATCTCTTCACCACTGGTGGACTTGGCCTCCGTTATTTTGCTCGCCTCGATCTTCAACTGGTCCATTGCACTGGCCTATGTGTTTGTAGGCCTTGTGGTCGCGGTCGTCGGCGGCACGCTGATTGGGCATGCAGGAATGGAGGATCAGGTGGCCGACTTCGTCCGCAATGCTCCTGTGCACGACACGGACGACACCATGAGTTGGGCCGAGCGCCTGCGCTATGCCCGCGATCAGGTATCCGAGATAATGCACCGCGTTTGGCTCTATGTTTTGATTGGTGTGGGAATTGGCGCGGCGATCCACAACTGGGTTCCAGAGGCCATCATTAGTACGCTATTGGGGCAAGATAAGTGGTGGTCCGTACCCGTCGCAACACTGATTGGTGTGCCCATGTATGCGGACATCTTTGGAACGCTGCCAATTGCCGAAGCTTTGATCGGCAAGGGCGTCGGATTGGGCACTGTATTGGCATTCATGATGGCCGTGACCGCACTGTCACTGCCGTCAATCATCATGCTCAAACGCGTGGTGAAACTGCCACTTTTGTTACTTTTCCTGACAGTCGTAACCGGTGGAATTCTCGGGATCGGCTTTCTCTTCAACGCAATTACAGATTGGTTCATCTGA
- a CDS encoding SulP family inorganic anion transporter: MNTTQLAKYLPILDWGRTYDRGTLTNDLVAAVIVTIMLIPQSLAYALLAGLPPAMGLYASMVPIVLYAIFGTSRALAVGPVAVVSLLTVAAVSKIALPGTAEYIAAAITLAFLSGLILLALGLFRLGFLANFLSHPVIAGFITATGIIIAASQLKNILGVDAHGHTLPELIGSLAHNVSQVNWITAVIGVVATGFLFWVRKGLLPLLVGLGVAPRKAGVVAKAGPVAAIVATTLVVWFFDLAANGVQVVGDVPKGLPPLTLPSFSMDMWSSLIGAAVLISVIGFVESVSVAQTLAAKKRQRIDPDQELIGLGAANLGASFTGGFPVTGGFSRSVVNYDAGADTPAAGAYTAIGLAGASMFLTPLIFHLPKATLAATIIVAVLSLVDFSILKKTWHHSKADFAAVAATMSITLLMGVELGITAGVSISVLIHLYKTSRPHMAIVGQVPETEHYRNVLRHDVLTDPTILTIRVDESLYFANTRFLEDRIYDEVAKQPALQHVVLMCSAVNTIDMSALESLEAINARLRVGGVTFHFSEVKGPVMDQLSATGFLEILSGEVFLSQHGAQSALRVRSDL; encoded by the coding sequence ATGAATACGACGCAACTAGCGAAATATCTGCCCATCCTCGACTGGGGCCGCACATATGACCGTGGCACGCTGACCAATGATCTGGTGGCCGCAGTGATCGTGACGATCATGCTGATCCCCCAATCGCTAGCATATGCTTTGCTTGCGGGTCTACCGCCGGCAATGGGGCTCTATGCGTCGATGGTCCCGATTGTCCTATATGCAATCTTTGGAACAAGCCGCGCGTTGGCTGTGGGGCCCGTTGCGGTTGTGTCGCTTCTGACAGTGGCCGCCGTCAGCAAAATCGCTCTGCCCGGAACGGCTGAGTATATTGCGGCTGCGATCACGCTGGCGTTTCTGTCTGGCCTGATATTACTCGCCCTTGGCTTGTTTCGGCTGGGGTTCTTGGCGAACTTTCTGTCCCACCCCGTGATCGCCGGGTTTATCACGGCGACAGGCATCATTATCGCGGCGAGTCAGCTCAAGAATATCCTTGGGGTCGACGCACATGGGCACACGCTACCCGAGCTTATCGGATCGCTTGCGCACAATGTATCGCAAGTGAATTGGATCACCGCAGTCATTGGCGTGGTGGCGACAGGTTTCCTGTTTTGGGTGCGCAAAGGGCTATTGCCATTACTTGTCGGCCTGGGAGTTGCCCCGCGCAAGGCTGGGGTCGTTGCAAAAGCCGGACCTGTCGCCGCGATTGTGGCCACAACTTTGGTTGTTTGGTTTTTTGATCTTGCCGCAAATGGGGTGCAGGTCGTTGGGGATGTGCCTAAGGGCTTGCCACCGCTCACCTTACCATCCTTCTCGATGGATATGTGGTCCAGCCTGATTGGCGCTGCTGTGTTGATCTCGGTCATCGGGTTTGTTGAATCCGTTTCAGTCGCGCAAACATTGGCCGCGAAGAAGCGCCAGCGGATCGACCCAGATCAAGAGCTGATTGGATTAGGTGCCGCCAATCTAGGTGCGTCATTCACAGGCGGTTTCCCTGTGACGGGCGGGTTCTCACGGTCTGTCGTGAACTATGATGCGGGCGCGGACACACCCGCCGCGGGGGCTTATACTGCGATTGGTCTTGCAGGAGCCTCAATGTTCCTGACCCCCCTCATATTCCATCTACCCAAAGCGACGCTTGCAGCAACGATCATTGTTGCCGTCCTCTCGCTGGTTGATTTCTCGATCCTGAAAAAGACATGGCACCATTCAAAAGCGGATTTCGCGGCCGTCGCGGCGACGATGAGCATCACACTTTTAATGGGTGTTGAATTGGGCATCACGGCTGGCGTTTCGATTTCGGTCCTAATTCACCTCTACAAAACATCACGCCCCCACATGGCAATTGTCGGTCAAGTGCCCGAGACCGAACATTATCGCAACGTCTTGCGCCATGATGTTCTGACCGATCCAACGATCCTGACGATACGCGTCGATGAAAGCCTATATTTTGCGAACACGCGTTTCTTGGAAGATCGCATCTATGACGAAGTTGCCAAACAGCCCGCGCTCCAACATGTCGTGCTGATGTGCTCGGCGGTAAATACGATCGACATGTCCGCACTGGAATCGCTTGAGGCGATTAACGCACGGCTCAGGGTTGGCGGTGTCACGTTCCACTTTTCCGAAGTGAAGGGGCCAGTTATGGATCAGCTAAGCGCGACCGGATTTCTGGAGATATTGAGCGGCGAAGTGTTCCTAAGCCAACACGGGGCTCAATCCGCTTTACGTGTTAGATCAGACCTGTGA
- a CDS encoding TIGR01244 family sulfur transferase, which translates to MQITQLDALTYVGPQISVANLDELKRLNIRTVIVARPEGETADQPTISALRDAAGALGITVHQIPVVFGNISDDDVRAYGAITSAADHPVFAYCRSGLRATTLWALSAAEQGHTPDEILRMAKAAGFDLSALAGRLAAQAA; encoded by the coding sequence ATGCAAATCACACAACTCGACGCCCTGACATATGTCGGACCACAAATCTCGGTTGCCAATCTGGACGAACTGAAACGGTTGAACATCAGGACGGTCATCGTCGCGCGCCCCGAAGGCGAGACAGCCGATCAGCCCACGATATCCGCCCTGCGTGACGCTGCGGGCGCATTGGGTATTACCGTTCACCAGATACCTGTTGTTTTCGGCAATATTTCCGATGACGACGTGCGCGCATACGGTGCGATCACATCAGCAGCAGATCATCCGGTTTTTGCCTACTGCCGTAGCGGGTTGCGCGCTACAACGCTCTGGGCGCTCAGCGCGGCAGAGCAAGGACACACACCTGACGAGATCCTGCGCATGGCAAAAGCCGCAGGTTTTGACCTTTCCGCTTTGGCGGGTCGGCTTGCTGCACAGGCTGCATAA
- a CDS encoding MBL fold metallo-hydrolase, producing MQTYPVDMSMKPDVKAFFDAATNTISYVISDPKTKACAVVDSVMDIDYASGRITHDHADRIVDHITSNGLTLEWIIETHVHADHLSGAPYLQEKLGGKIGISARIMEVQETFGKIFNEGTDFQRDGSQFDALFQDGDRYKVGEVDAFVIATPGHTPACMVHVMGNAAFVGDTMFMPDGGSARADFPGGNADELYDSIQKVLTLPDEMRLFMCHDYAPNGRDIAWETTVADEKADNIHVGGGVTRAAFVKLRSERDATLAMPKLIIPSLQVNMRAGEVPEDADGRPVLKVPVNQL from the coding sequence ATGCAAACTTATCCCGTTGATATGTCAATGAAACCAGACGTCAAAGCCTTCTTTGACGCAGCCACTAACACGATCAGCTATGTGATTTCTGATCCGAAAACCAAGGCCTGTGCGGTCGTGGATTCCGTGATGGACATTGATTACGCATCCGGTCGCATTACCCATGATCATGCCGACCGCATTGTAGATCATATTACCTCAAATGGGCTGACATTGGAATGGATCATCGAAACCCATGTCCATGCGGACCATCTGTCTGGCGCGCCCTATTTGCAGGAAAAGCTCGGCGGCAAAATCGGCATCAGTGCGCGGATCATGGAGGTCCAAGAGACGTTCGGGAAAATCTTCAACGAAGGCACTGATTTCCAACGGGACGGGTCGCAATTTGATGCGCTTTTCCAAGACGGCGATCGCTACAAGGTCGGCGAGGTTGACGCCTTTGTCATAGCCACACCAGGACATACGCCAGCTTGCATGGTGCATGTCATGGGGAACGCGGCCTTTGTGGGTGACACGATGTTCATGCCTGACGGTGGGTCAGCACGCGCCGATTTCCCGGGTGGGAACGCCGATGAACTTTACGACTCGATCCAGAAAGTCCTCACCCTGCCAGACGAAATGCGGCTGTTCATGTGCCATGACTACGCACCAAACGGGCGCGACATTGCGTGGGAAACGACCGTCGCCGACGAGAAGGCCGATAACATCCATGTCGGTGGGGGCGTGACCCGCGCGGCCTTTGTCAAACTGCGCTCTGAACGTGATGCAACGCTGGCCATGCCCAAGCTGATCATCCCGTCCTTGCAGGTCAATATGCGTGCTGGTGAAGTGCCCGAAGATGCAGATGGCAGACCTGTGTTGAAGGTGCCTGTTAACCAACTCTAA
- a CDS encoding YeeE/YedE family protein: MHIFSTLFAGLLFGTGLILSGMANPAKVQNFLDLFGTWDPSLAFVMGGAIMVTMPGFWLVQKRAKPLFHDVFHLPTRTDFDARLVVGAATFGVGWGLGGFCPGPALTALPLAASGTLWFVPAMLVGMVVAKYSTTLQPKTRAV; this comes from the coding sequence ATGCATATTTTCAGCACACTCTTCGCAGGGCTTTTGTTTGGGACCGGGTTGATCCTGTCTGGCATGGCAAACCCCGCGAAAGTCCAGAACTTCCTTGATCTATTCGGCACTTGGGACCCCAGTCTTGCATTCGTTATGGGCGGCGCGATCATGGTGACGATGCCGGGGTTCTGGCTTGTTCAGAAGCGCGCAAAGCCGCTGTTTCATGACGTATTTCATCTGCCGACACGCACTGATTTTGATGCAAGGCTCGTCGTTGGGGCCGCCACGTTTGGCGTGGGTTGGGGCTTGGGCGGTTTCTGCCCCGGCCCGGCATTGACGGCATTGCCATTGGCCGCCTCTGGCACGCTTTGGTTTGTTCCAGCGATGCTGGTTGGCATGGTCGTCGCGAAGTATTCGACAACATTACAGCCCAAAACCCGTGCCGTTTGA
- a CDS encoding YeeE/YedE family protein, with translation METDFTPFASLLGGALIGLSAIVLLAAHGRIAGISGIVSRILPPSVDKAGLPQGIIFLVGLVLAAPLWSLATGAAPMQVVSNNGPLLVIAGLLVGFGSVMGNGCTSGHGVCGISRGSARSIAATMTFMATAFVTVFVLRHVVGG, from the coding sequence GTGGAAACTGATTTTACCCCCTTTGCATCATTGCTTGGTGGCGCGCTCATTGGCTTGTCAGCCATTGTGCTATTGGCCGCCCACGGACGGATTGCAGGCATCAGTGGCATCGTGTCACGCATATTGCCCCCTTCGGTTGATAAGGCCGGATTGCCACAAGGCATCATATTTTTGGTCGGCCTTGTGCTTGCGGCACCGCTTTGGTCCCTCGCGACGGGAGCCGCGCCTATGCAAGTGGTGTCAAACAACGGACCACTGCTTGTGATCGCTGGTCTGTTGGTCGGCTTCGGTTCGGTCATGGGGAATGGCTGCACAAGTGGTCACGGCGTATGTGGCATCTCGCGCGGATCAGCGCGTTCAATTGCTGCGACGATGACGTTCATGGCCACGGCCTTTGTGACCGTCTTTGTCCTGCGCCATGTCGTGGGGGGCTAA
- a CDS encoding ArsR/SmtB family transcription factor, which produces MLDITALEPKIAEAAKLMEMLSQPVRLRLMCILLDGEQSVLSLANSAGLSQPAMSHHLKKLRDAELVETRRDGQTIYYSVRGVEAAEVITVLHRLYCPQK; this is translated from the coding sequence ATGCTGGACATCACCGCACTCGAGCCCAAAATTGCAGAAGCAGCCAAGCTTATGGAAATGCTGTCACAGCCGGTGCGCCTGCGCCTGATGTGTATTTTGCTGGACGGCGAGCAAAGCGTTCTTAGTCTCGCCAACAGCGCAGGTCTTTCCCAGCCCGCAATGTCGCATCACCTTAAAAAACTTCGAGACGCTGAATTGGTTGAAACCAGACGGGATGGTCAAACCATCTATTATTCGGTGAGGGGTGTTGAGGCTGCGGAAGTCATCACGGTTTTGCACCGCCTCTACTGCCCGCAAAAGTAA
- a CDS encoding DUF6854 domain-containing protein: MPNAKYTMLTVASCAPEFLKDALVHTAKVAEELRADAGAVGTRVGVTATGSDAGSLFLLQTYNDLGGIDAAFSVYERSTDYKALIGSGKVSINLRNIMKLEDVGLTQNSADVPAYGVVTRMGTQGPMVEEARALVPNFENNGAMFLRYGTLVTGSAAGRRLLLVAYPSMDAIEKSYDALRADPKYAAFIAKAEIDFRNIIRITA, from the coding sequence ATGCCAAATGCTAAATACACGATGCTTACCGTTGCTTCTTGTGCACCTGAATTTTTGAAGGATGCGCTTGTTCATACCGCTAAAGTTGCTGAAGAATTGCGCGCTGATGCCGGTGCTGTTGGAACACGAGTTGGCGTCACGGCAACGGGTTCTGATGCGGGCTCACTTTTCCTTCTACAAACCTATAATGATCTAGGGGGGATTGATGCAGCCTTTTCCGTTTATGAAAGATCAACCGACTATAAGGCTTTGATTGGAAGTGGAAAAGTCAGCATTAACTTGCGCAATATCATGAAACTGGAAGATGTAGGGCTGACGCAAAATAGTGCCGACGTACCTGCCTACGGAGTTGTAACACGAATGGGCACTCAGGGGCCAATGGTTGAAGAGGCCCGTGCGCTCGTACCAAACTTTGAAAACAACGGCGCAATGTTCTTACGTTATGGTACGCTGGTAACCGGTAGTGCGGCGGGGCGGCGGTTGCTGTTAGTGGCCTATCCGTCGATGGATGCAATCGAAAAAAGCTATGACGCTCTGCGGGCCGATCCTAAGTACGCCGCCTTCATCGCAAAAGCAGAAATCGATTTCCGCAATATCATCCGAATTACCGCCTAA